A single window of Chitinophagales bacterium DNA harbors:
- a CDS encoding CIA30 family protein — MTQLLSLIVILTIVHSFTLFDFHKNSSLNNWKVVDDVVMGGRSSGEFYLNSEGNGVFEGAVSLENNGGFSSLRYNFNTAEIATYSKVCLHLKGDGKEYQFRVKTQSNDYQSYVTSFETSGEWQVIEILLKDLQPTFRGRKLDMPNFSAESMEEIGFLIGNKKAEDFKLEIDKIELK, encoded by the coding sequence ATGACCCAGTTGTTATCACTTATTGTTATACTGACCATTGTACATTCTTTCACCCTTTTTGACTTCCACAAAAATAGCTCCTTGAACAACTGGAAGGTTGTAGATGATGTGGTGATGGGAGGGCGATCTTCAGGTGAATTTTACTTAAATTCAGAAGGAAATGGTGTCTTTGAGGGAGCTGTTTCGCTGGAAAACAATGGAGGATTTTCTTCTCTTCGATACAATTTCAATACTGCAGAAATAGCAACTTACAGCAAAGTTTGTCTTCACCTAAAAGGAGATGGTAAAGAATATCAATTTAGGGTAAAAACTCAATCCAATGACTATCAGTCCTATGTCACCAGTTTTGAAACTTCTGGAGAGTGGCAGGTCATCGAAATTTTATTGAAGGATTTGCAGCCTACTTTTAGGGGGAGAAAATTGGATATGCCCAACTTTTCGGCAGAATCTATGGAAGAGATTGGTTTTTTGATTGGAAATAAAAAGGCAGAAGACTTCAAATTGGAAATTGACAAAATTGAATTGAAGTAA
- a CDS encoding site-specific DNA-methyltransferase: MQETYYKTDKGELLLGDSIELLGGKLNRYYKEKFQLIITSPPFPLNAKKKYGNLQGDEYRDWFASLAPLFESLLTDDGSIIIEIGNSWEANRPVQSLLHLESLLAFVKKSNLRLIQEFVCYNPSRLPSPAIWVTRKRIRTVDSYTHIWWIAKNDNPKADNRKILRPYSKGMQKLLERQNYNKGARPSGHNISKTGFLKDNGGSITHNLIEFEPIEENRENRLPYNITDFVSNQEKKNLPHNAISLSNTSSNDYFTKVCRERGIKRHPATMHPGLIAFFINFLTDEKDLILDPFAGSNTTGYVAEKLNRRWKAIEIMESYAKQSVIRFEEPELNSNIKLKPNE, from the coding sequence ATGCAAGAAACCTATTACAAAACAGATAAAGGAGAACTCCTTTTAGGTGATTCTATTGAGCTTTTAGGTGGTAAGCTTAATCGTTATTATAAAGAAAAATTTCAACTGATTATTACTTCTCCTCCATTCCCGTTGAATGCCAAAAAGAAATATGGAAACTTACAAGGAGATGAGTATAGAGACTGGTTTGCCAGTTTAGCTCCGTTGTTTGAATCATTACTTACTGATGATGGTTCAATAATAATAGAAATAGGGAATTCTTGGGAAGCAAACCGCCCTGTTCAATCGCTTTTACATTTGGAATCATTATTAGCATTTGTCAAGAAGTCCAACTTACGTTTAATACAAGAATTTGTATGTTATAACCCATCACGTTTGCCTTCTCCTGCAATATGGGTAACAAGAAAAAGAATAAGAACTGTTGATAGCTATACACATATTTGGTGGATAGCTAAAAATGATAATCCTAAAGCTGATAACAGAAAAATTCTTCGACCTTATAGTAAAGGCATGCAAAAATTACTTGAAAGGCAAAATTATAATAAAGGAGCAAGACCATCTGGACATAACATTAGTAAAACAGGATTTCTAAAAGATAATGGAGGAAGTATAACTCATAATCTAATTGAATTTGAACCTATTGAAGAAAATAGAGAAAATCGACTACCTTATAACATTACTGATTTTGTTAGTAATCAAGAGAAAAAGAATTTACCACATAATGCTATAAGCCTTTCAAATACAAGTTCAAATGACTATTTTACTAAAGTTTGTAGAGAAAGAGGAATAAAACGTCACCCTGCAACAATGCATCCTGGCTTAATTGCTTTTTTCATAAATTTTTTAACAGATGAAAAAGACTTAATACTAGACCCTTTTGCAGGAAGTAATACAACAGGTTACGTTGCAGAAAAATTGAATAGGCGATGGAAAGCTATTGAGATTATGGAGAGTTATGCAAAACAATCAGTGATACGATTTGAAGAACCAGAACTAAATTCTAACATAAAATTAAAGCCTAATGAGTAG
- a CDS encoding site-specific integrase, whose product MATLKVVLDTRKTKKDGKYLVKIRVTHHRKSWYYPIDIYILEKYWDASKERVKRQYPNAKLLNLKIRDTYTQVETQLLELERSNPNYTLNDIKNLFTEQEPEIPTTVFSFADDIIQQMKQAKRIGNAQSYTNGIVKLKEYVGGKEAFSFEEIDYNFLCEWEANLLGGGLKVNSVAAYFKAIRAIYNRAIKAGIVDRNLYPFDEYRIRTEKTVNRALSKEQIQLIEGLDLAPDTAISRARDYFMLSFYLIGINFRDLAFLTIENLHKDRIIYKRAKTGKIYSVKLLPQAKLLFDKYHEVNSSFLLPIISSKYSGDLEKQVKVAKEAVKNVNSRHLRKIAVMLDFKEQLTTYYARYSWANIAKKLGYSKDLIAEALGHEYGNKVTGIYLDNYDKELIDEANEKVTVD is encoded by the coding sequence ATGGCAACTTTAAAAGTGGTATTAGATACCAGAAAAACCAAGAAAGATGGCAAGTATTTGGTTAAAATCAGAGTAACCCATCACCGAAAGTCTTGGTATTACCCTATTGACATCTATATTTTGGAGAAATATTGGGATGCTTCTAAAGAGCGTGTAAAGCGACAATATCCCAATGCAAAACTCCTAAATCTCAAGATTAGAGACACTTACACCCAAGTAGAAACACAACTATTAGAATTGGAGAGAAGTAATCCTAACTACACCCTGAACGACATCAAGAACCTATTCACCGAACAAGAACCTGAAATACCTACTACCGTATTCTCCTTCGCTGACGACATCATCCAACAGATGAAACAAGCCAAACGAATAGGCAATGCTCAGTCTTACACAAATGGTATTGTCAAACTAAAGGAATATGTAGGTGGTAAAGAAGCGTTTTCGTTTGAAGAAATAGACTATAATTTTCTGTGTGAATGGGAAGCAAACCTATTAGGCGGAGGTTTAAAAGTCAATTCTGTAGCAGCTTACTTCAAAGCCATTAGAGCCATCTACAATCGAGCCATCAAAGCAGGGATAGTAGATAGAAATTTGTATCCATTTGACGAGTATAGAATCAGAACGGAGAAAACTGTTAATAGGGCTTTGAGCAAAGAGCAAATTCAGTTAATTGAAGGGTTGGACTTAGCTCCCGATACGGCTATCAGTAGAGCCAGAGATTACTTTATGTTGTCCTTCTACCTCATAGGCATCAATTTTAGAGACTTGGCTTTCCTAACCATAGAGAACCTCCACAAGGATAGAATTATCTACAAACGAGCTAAAACAGGCAAGATATACAGTGTAAAGCTCCTCCCCCAAGCAAAACTATTATTCGACAAATACCATGAAGTCAATTCCTCCTTTCTACTACCTATCATATCGAGTAAATACAGTGGAGATTTGGAAAAGCAAGTGAAGGTAGCCAAAGAAGCGGTGAAGAATGTCAATAGCAGACACCTGAGAAAAATTGCAGTAATGCTTGATTTCAAAGAACAACTAACCACCTATTACGCACGATACTCATGGGCAAACATTGCCAAGAAATTGGGCTACTCCAAAGATTTGATAGCAGAAGCTTTAGGGCATGAATACGGCAATAAGGTGACAGGTATTTATTTGGACAATTACGATAAGGAGTTGATTGATGAAGCGAATGAAAAAGTGACAGTAGATTAG